One segment of Schistocerca cancellata isolate TAMUIC-IGC-003103 chromosome 2, iqSchCanc2.1, whole genome shotgun sequence DNA contains the following:
- the LOC126156404 gene encoding uncharacterized protein LOC126156404, with the protein MGPSSVLTEAEENLLFSWIHANAKKGFPIKRRTLYETVSDIVLADGRPTPFKDGRPGEKWFKSFMRRHPDVSERHAESINTARAAVTEENIRQWFNELHQHLQQGNNLDILNEPKRIYNADETGFETCPKTGKVLGPISFDNLYEVKSGNEKEAITVMANFNAAGDTVPPMVVFPLQKISRDISENLNSEWGIGRSKKGWMTGALYFEYIANIFLPWLKKERVKFPVILLVDGHKSHTSYKVAKFCADNGIIQFALYPNATHVLQPADVAIFRPLKSGWRDAVYNWKHKTGNKVVTKTVFGPLLETVFN; encoded by the coding sequence ATGGGACCAAGTTCAGTTTTGACAGAGGCTGAAGAAAATTTATTGTTTAGCTGGATCCATGCCAACGCTAAAAAAGGCTTTCCAATAAAGCGAAGGACGCTGTATGAAACTGTGAGTGACATTGTTTTGGCAGATGGAAGACCTACACCATTCAAAGATGGAAGGCCTGGTGAAAAATGGTTTAAGTCATTCATGAGACGTCACCCTGATGTATCAGAACGGCATGCTGAGAGCATAAATACTGCCAGAGCAGCTGTTACTGAGGAAAATATCAGGCAGTGGTTCAATGAACTTCATCAGCATCTTCAGCAGGGTAATAATTTGGACATTTTAAACGAACCAAAAAGAATTTATAATGCAGATGAAACAGGATTTGAAACATGTCCTAAAACTGGGAAAGTTCTGGGTCCAATTTCTTTTGACAATCTGTATGAAGTCAAAAGTGGCAATGAAAAGGAGGCCATTACTGTAATGGCAAATTTCAATGCTGCTGGAGACACTGTACCCCCAATGGTCGTATTTCCACTTCAGAAAATTTCAAGGGACATATCCGAGAATTTGAACAGTGAATGGGGCATTGGGCGGTCAAAAAAAGGCTGGATGACAGGAGCCCTCTACTTTgaatacattgccaacattttcctTCCATGGCTGAAGAAAGAGAGAGTCAAATTTCCTGTTATTTTATTGGTAGATGGGCACAAATCTCATACATCATATAAAGTTGCTAAGTTTTGTGCCGACAATGGGATAATACAATTTGCATTGTATCCAAATGCGACTCATGTGCTTCAACCAGCTGATGTGGCAATATTTCGTCCCCTGAAATCTGGATGGAGAGATGCTGTATATAATTGGAAACACAAAACTGGGAACAAAGTTGTAACAAAAACTGTATTTGGCCCATTGCTTGAGACCGTTTTCAATTAA